A single Nostoc sp. PCC 7107 DNA region contains:
- a CDS encoding ABC transporter ATP-binding protein, with amino-acid sequence MRATGPIVASEQLATQQLSTLRRFLQYLRPYRKEIPIALTLVLIGASTQAIGPFLLGWSIDHLIAQGNLSGLLLLLGLLAIIYILGISATRGQIVRVGWIMQRLLAQLRQDIFLKIQSLPLSFFDRSEAGDLMSRLLNDVNTVNQAFGQTVAQMLGNVFSLVGIVIAMLAINLQLGLLSNLVVPLMIFTTSLFSRWARARFRVTRQTIGDLSAKLEEDISSVREAQAFNRVQVNIQEFDILNAANRDANVEAVAITAAFLPSIDFLNTLATAGVLAFGGYLAVTGAATVGVVTSFLLYVQQFFRPIQILSQFYTQAQSAFAGLERIFLLLDEPAQLQDAPDAEEMPAIQGEVRFENVTFGYNPEQLVLKKVNLHASPGQMIALVGSTGSGKTTIINLILRFYDVSGGAVKIDGIDVRSVTQASLRRQIGIVLQDNILFSGTVAENIAFGAPYASQAEIESAAQLANVHEFITSLPQGYATQLGERGAPLSQGQRQLISIARAVLINPRILILDEATSSIDTRTETLVQSAIARLLKNRTSFVIAHRLSTVTQADQVLVIQQGQIVEQGTHTELIEQQGVYANLYSLQLGANNS; translated from the coding sequence ATGAGAGCTACAGGCCCAATAGTTGCATCCGAGCAACTGGCAACTCAGCAACTCTCAACCTTACGGCGCTTTTTACAATACCTGCGACCCTATCGCAAAGAAATTCCGATTGCCTTGACATTAGTACTAATTGGTGCATCAACCCAGGCGATCGGGCCGTTCTTATTGGGTTGGTCAATAGACCATCTCATAGCCCAAGGAAATTTGTCTGGTTTGTTGCTGTTGTTAGGATTATTAGCAATCATCTATATACTGGGTATTTCGGCAACCCGTGGTCAAATTGTGCGGGTTGGCTGGATTATGCAGCGATTGTTGGCGCAACTGCGACAAGATATTTTTCTGAAAATCCAGAGTTTACCACTCAGCTTTTTTGACCGCAGTGAAGCTGGCGATTTAATGAGTCGCTTATTGAATGATGTTAATACCGTAAATCAGGCATTTGGACAAACAGTCGCCCAAATGTTGGGCAACGTTTTCAGTTTGGTAGGTATTGTCATTGCTATGCTGGCGATTAATCTGCAACTCGGCTTGTTAAGTAACCTAGTTGTACCACTGATGATTTTTACCACTAGCTTATTTTCCCGGTGGGCGAGAGCCAGATTTCGCGTTACCCGCCAAACAATTGGCGACCTTTCAGCCAAATTAGAAGAAGATATTAGCAGTGTGCGCGAAGCCCAGGCATTTAATCGCGTACAAGTCAATATTCAAGAATTCGACATTCTCAACGCTGCTAATCGAGATGCGAATGTTGAGGCGGTGGCTATTACGGCGGCCTTTTTACCGTCCATTGATTTTCTCAATACCCTCGCAACCGCAGGTGTACTAGCATTTGGGGGTTATCTCGCTGTCACCGGAGCCGCCACAGTTGGTGTCGTGACATCGTTTTTACTGTACGTCCAGCAATTTTTTCGCCCAATCCAAATTCTCAGCCAGTTTTACACCCAAGCTCAATCAGCTTTTGCGGGATTAGAGAGAATTTTTCTGCTGTTAGATGAACCAGCCCAACTCCAAGATGCGCCGGATGCTGAAGAAATGCCGGCTATTCAAGGTGAAGTGAGATTTGAGAATGTCACCTTTGGCTATAATCCAGAGCAACTGGTTCTCAAAAAAGTGAATTTACACGCCAGTCCGGGACAAATGATTGCACTAGTAGGGTCAACAGGCTCAGGTAAAACCACTATTATTAACCTGATATTGCGTTTTTATGATGTGTCTGGTGGTGCAGTTAAAATTGATGGTATTGATGTGCGGAGTGTGACCCAAGCTAGTTTGCGCCGTCAAATTGGCATTGTTTTACAAGATAATATTTTGTTCAGTGGGACTGTCGCCGAAAATATTGCCTTTGGCGCTCCTTACGCCAGTCAAGCCGAGATTGAAAGCGCGGCTCAATTGGCAAATGTGCATGAATTTATTACCTCACTACCACAAGGTTACGCCACCCAATTAGGTGAACGAGGTGCGCCCCTGAGTCAAGGACAACGCCAACTAATTAGTATTGCCCGTGCGGTGTTGATTAATCCGCGGATTTTGATTTTAGATGAAGCAACTAGTAGTATTGATACTCGTACAGAAACACTAGTGCAGAGTGCGATCGCTCGTTTGTTAAAAAATCGCACCAGCTTTGTCATTGCTCACCGTCTCAGCACCGTGACTCAGGCTGATCAGGTGTTGGTCATTCAACAGGGACAAATAGTTGAACAAGGTACTCATACAGAACTCATAGAACAACAAGGAGTCTATGCCAATCTTTATAGCCTTCAGTTAGGCGCAAATAATTCCTAG
- a CDS encoding Uma2 family endonuclease, protein MIAQPETKCYTIDEYLELEIASETRNEYCDGGIIPMTGGTPDHNDIAGNLYILLKSALKSQNYRTFYVDQRLWIPDANLYTYPDVMVLPKPLELQTGRKDTVVNPCFIAEVLSKSTQNYDRGEKFVAYRTISTFQEYLLIDQYRIHVEHHLKTAAHQWLFSEYDDPNVTLSLSTLELQISIAELYENIDFSTVGVE, encoded by the coding sequence ATGATTGCTCAACCTGAGACTAAATGTTACACCATTGATGAGTATTTAGAACTAGAAATCGCCTCAGAAACACGCAACGAATATTGTGATGGAGGAATTATTCCTATGACGGGTGGAACCCCAGACCATAATGATATTGCTGGAAATTTGTATATTTTGCTGAAATCTGCCCTAAAAAGCCAAAACTACCGGACTTTCTATGTCGATCAACGGCTTTGGATTCCCGATGCAAATCTCTATACCTATCCTGATGTAATGGTTCTGCCCAAACCCTTAGAACTTCAAACCGGACGCAAAGATACTGTGGTCAATCCTTGCTTTATTGCTGAAGTGTTGTCTAAATCCACCCAAAATTATGACCGTGGTGAGAAATTTGTTGCCTATCGGACAATTTCTACTTTTCAAGAATATTTGCTAATTGATCAATACCGTATACACGTTGAGCATCATCTCAAAACAGCCGCGCATCAGTGGCTATTTTCGGAATACGATGACCCCAATGTCACCCTTTCTTTGAGTACCTTGGAGTTACAAATTTCAATTGCCGAACTTTACGAAAATATTGATTTTTCAACCGTTGGAGTTGAATGA